In Anaerobranca californiensis DSM 14826, the following proteins share a genomic window:
- a CDS encoding 6-phospho-alpha-glucosidase gives MKKFSVVIAGGGSTFTPGIIMMLLANYDRFPIRKLKLYDNDQERQEIIAKASEILIKENKGEIQFSYTTDPEEAFTDVDFVMAHIRVGKYAMRELDEKIPLKYGVVGQETCGPGGIAYGMRSIGPVIELIDYMEKYSPNAWLLNYSNPAAIVAEATRRLRPNSKVLNICDMPIGIETRMAKILGLKSRKELDIMYYGLNHFGWWTEVKDKEGNDLMPRLKEHVEKYGYVVEGGDSQHIDTSWNDTFLKARDVYKTDPDTLPNTYLKYYLFPDYVVEHSNKEYTRANEVMDGREKYVFDTCRKVIEQGSTEGIHVEIDEHASYIVDLATAIAYNTKEKMLLIVPNNGAIINFDPTAMVEIPCIVEKSGPRPLVIGEIPRFQKGLMEQQVAVEKLVVDAWIEKSYHKLWQAITLSKTVPSATVAKQILDELLEANRGFWPELK, from the coding sequence ATGAAAAAATTTTCAGTAGTTATCGCAGGTGGTGGTAGTACCTTTACTCCTGGCATCATTATGATGCTGTTAGCCAATTATGATCGTTTTCCAATCCGGAAACTTAAACTTTATGATAACGATCAAGAAAGACAGGAAATTATTGCTAAAGCCAGCGAAATTTTAATTAAGGAAAATAAAGGGGAAATCCAATTTTCTTACACCACCGACCCTGAAGAGGCATTCACCGATGTAGATTTTGTAATGGCCCATATCAGAGTTGGCAAATATGCTATGAGGGAATTAGATGAAAAGATTCCTTTAAAATATGGAGTAGTAGGCCAAGAAACCTGTGGTCCCGGAGGAATTGCCTATGGTATGCGTTCCATCGGTCCTGTTATTGAACTAATTGACTATATGGAAAAATATTCTCCTAATGCCTGGTTATTGAACTATTCTAACCCAGCAGCTATCGTTGCAGAAGCGACAAGAAGACTAAGACCAAACTCAAAGGTATTAAATATCTGTGATATGCCAATAGGTATCGAAACTAGAATGGCTAAAATCTTAGGTTTGAAATCGAGAAAAGAGTTAGATATTATGTATTACGGATTAAACCATTTCGGCTGGTGGACTGAAGTAAAAGATAAAGAAGGAAATGATTTAATGCCGAGACTAAAGGAACATGTGGAAAAATATGGCTATGTCGTTGAAGGTGGAGATAGCCAACATATCGATACTAGTTGGAATGATACTTTCTTAAAGGCCCGGGATGTTTATAAAACTGATCCTGATACCTTGCCAAACACCTACTTAAAGTATTATTTATTCCCTGATTATGTAGTGGAACATTCAAACAAAGAATACACCAGAGCAAACGAAGTAATGGATGGCAGGGAAAAGTATGTTTTTGATACCTGCAGAAAAGTTATTGAACAAGGTTCAACGGAAGGAATCCATGTAGAAATCGATGAACACGCTTCCTACATTGTAGACCTTGCCACTGCAATAGCTTATAACACAAAGGAAAAGATGTTGTTGATTGTCCCTAACAATGGTGCTATTATCAACTTCGATCCCACAGCAATGGTAGAAATTCCTTGTATCGTTGAAAAAAGTGGCCCTCGACCTTTAGTAATTGGTGAAATTCCTAGATTCCAAAAGGGACTTATGGAACAGCAAGTGGCAGTTGAGAAGTTAGTTGTTGATGCTTGGATAGAAAAATCTTATCACAAATTATGGCAGGCTATTACCCTTTCTAAAACTGTACCAAGTGCTACTGTAGCTAAACAAATTTTAGATGAACTATTAGAAGCCAATAGAGGATTCTGGCCAGAGTTAAAATAG